A region from the Acetobacteroides hydrogenigenes genome encodes:
- a CDS encoding S46 family peptidase, whose product MRHFSIGLSVLLLLLFSIPSKADEGFWVPSLLSKYRMEDIKKAGFKLTKEDIYSINKKCIKDAVVGLSSEGMGFKNFCTASFVSGKGLLVTNYHCVMRYIEQYSNAEHDLLANGYWADTTTRELRCFELKVNQLVEIRDVTKEITAGLENLSAAEYNRQLDIRGKEIVAKATKGTKLEGGITSFMGGNQFLLALYKVFEDVRLVGVPPISVGKFGGDSDNWQWPRHTGDFAFLRVYANSDNNPAKWRTSNQPYKPNHFLPISANGVKENDFAMVVGFPSTSRRYIPSFALEQIVKDDNQHRIAINEAKMKIMSEAMATDANVKFRYTTRMSSMMNKLLKWKGELYGITVNGIDKNRQAEEEAFTKWVNASPERIAKYGGVLDSLRAKYNILSMYNRADLYFNEAGISGAEVVPYAGKFEKLVSIVKSGRKTSAKAAEGEARHLKTLLPQIYSNWNTDIDQKVFGKLLGMYYKNLPSYFHPEYMVEVGQKYNGNFEKFAEDAFRSTILTDSSKVSSFLDSVGTKGIDILTNDPIYKMAIGLYMTNVNKIIRQRSKAQDENGFYYTRYLTGIIEMRGMDNLYPDANSTMRISYGKVKGVSPSNGINYSYCTTADGMYEKRVKNSDNADYKMPARLKKLVEEKDFGKYFKGDKLPICFLTSAHTSSGNSGSPVIDAKGRFIGINFDRIWQGAYSDYQFTEENCRNISVDSRFILFFLEKFAKSDYILSEIVVK is encoded by the coding sequence ATGAGACATTTTAGCATTGGACTATCCGTCTTACTGCTTCTGCTTTTCAGTATTCCTTCAAAGGCTGATGAGGGATTCTGGGTTCCTTCGTTGCTAAGCAAATACCGAATGGAGGATATCAAAAAGGCTGGTTTTAAGCTAACGAAGGAAGACATATACAGCATCAACAAAAAGTGCATTAAGGATGCTGTTGTTGGTCTATCGTCTGAAGGAATGGGGTTCAAAAATTTCTGTACAGCATCGTTCGTATCTGGTAAGGGACTTTTAGTTACCAACTACCATTGCGTAATGCGCTATATTGAGCAGTACTCTAATGCCGAGCACGACCTGCTTGCCAACGGGTATTGGGCAGACACCACCACCCGCGAGCTGCGCTGCTTCGAGCTTAAGGTAAACCAGCTTGTAGAAATCCGCGATGTTACTAAGGAGATAACCGCCGGACTCGAAAACCTTTCCGCTGCCGAGTATAACCGCCAGCTTGACATTCGTGGTAAGGAGATCGTAGCAAAAGCAACCAAAGGAACTAAACTCGAAGGAGGAATCACCTCTTTTATGGGTGGTAACCAGTTTCTACTTGCCCTATACAAAGTATTCGAGGATGTACGTTTGGTGGGCGTGCCACCAATTTCGGTTGGTAAATTCGGTGGCGATTCCGACAACTGGCAATGGCCAAGGCATACTGGCGACTTTGCCTTTCTACGCGTATACGCCAACAGCGACAACAACCCCGCAAAATGGCGCACATCCAACCAACCCTATAAGCCAAACCACTTTCTTCCGATTAGCGCTAATGGTGTTAAAGAGAACGATTTTGCAATGGTAGTAGGCTTTCCATCAACATCACGTCGATACATTCCTTCGTTTGCGCTCGAGCAAATTGTTAAGGACGACAACCAGCACCGAATTGCCATTAACGAGGCAAAGATGAAGATCATGAGCGAGGCTATGGCTACAGATGCCAACGTAAAATTTCGCTACACCACCCGCATGAGCTCCATGATGAACAAGCTCCTTAAGTGGAAGGGCGAGCTTTACGGGATAACCGTCAACGGGATCGACAAGAATCGCCAAGCCGAAGAAGAGGCATTTACCAAGTGGGTTAACGCATCGCCCGAGCGAATTGCAAAATACGGTGGGGTACTCGACAGCTTAAGGGCCAAGTACAATATTCTGTCCATGTACAACCGTGCCGACCTTTACTTTAACGAGGCTGGAATTAGTGGTGCCGAGGTTGTGCCCTATGCCGGAAAGTTCGAGAAGCTGGTAAGCATTGTAAAAAGCGGTCGTAAAACATCGGCTAAAGCCGCTGAAGGCGAAGCCCGCCACCTTAAAACCTTGCTGCCCCAGATATACAGCAACTGGAATACGGACATCGACCAAAAGGTGTTTGGCAAGCTGTTGGGCATGTACTACAAGAATCTGCCCAGCTACTTCCACCCCGAATACATGGTGGAGGTAGGCCAAAAGTACAACGGCAACTTCGAAAAGTTTGCCGAAGATGCCTTCCGTTCGACCATCCTTACCGACTCGAGCAAGGTTTCATCGTTCCTCGATAGCGTCGGCACTAAGGGCATAGACATACTTACCAACGACCCCATCTACAAGATGGCCATTGGCCTTTACATGACCAACGTAAACAAGATTATCCGCCAGCGCTCGAAGGCACAAGACGAGAATGGCTTCTACTACACCCGCTACCTTACGGGCATTATTGAGATGCGCGGCATGGATAACCTGTACCCCGACGCCAATAGCACCATGCGCATATCCTACGGTAAGGTTAAGGGTGTAAGCCCAAGCAATGGCATCAACTACAGCTACTGCACAACCGCCGATGGGATGTACGAAAAGCGAGTTAAGAATTCGGATAATGCCGACTATAAGATGCCCGCAAGGCTAAAGAAGCTAGTTGAGGAAAAAGATTTTGGAAAATACTTTAAGGGCGACAAGCTGCCAATCTGCTTCCTTACAAGTGCTCACACCTCTAGCGGAAACTCCGGAAGCCCGGTTATCGACGCCAAAGGTAGGTTTATTGGCATCAACTTCGATAGAATTTGGCAGGGAGCTTACTCCGACTACCAGTTCACCGAGGAGAACTGCCGCAACATTAGCGTAGATAGCCGATTCATCCTTTTCTTCCTCGAGAAATTTGCAAAATCAGACTATATCCTAAGCGAGATAGTTGTAAAATAA